In one window of Haloprofundus halophilus DNA:
- a CDS encoding cation:proton antiporter regulatory subunit, producing MRVRETQLPGIGIRYNVEFEDEDGEFVIVLHNDGTRETFWNGDGGVDSDKLFELSESEAQKLAGIFNGTYFQPVGQDLEDVFDESRVRWIHVASDSPVAGQTIADSNIRSETGVSIIAIQRGGRTLSNPSRDETIHGDDVLVAVGDEDQHAALDRFLS from the coding sequence ATGAGAGTCCGCGAAACGCAACTACCGGGAATCGGTATCCGGTACAACGTCGAGTTCGAAGACGAGGACGGTGAGTTCGTCATCGTCCTGCACAACGACGGCACTCGGGAGACGTTCTGGAACGGAGATGGAGGCGTCGACAGCGACAAGCTCTTCGAGCTGTCCGAGTCGGAGGCACAGAAGTTGGCCGGCATCTTCAACGGGACGTACTTTCAGCCGGTCGGTCAGGACCTCGAAGACGTGTTCGACGAGAGCCGGGTTCGGTGGATACACGTCGCGTCCGACTCGCCGGTCGCCGGACAGACAATCGCCGACTCGAACATACGAAGTGAAACCGGCGTCTCCATCATCGCCATCCAGCGCGGCGGCCGAACGCTTTCGAACCCGAGCAGAGACGAGACGATACACGGAGACGACGTTCTCGTGGCGGTCGGAGACGAGGACCAACACGCCGCCTTGGACCGATTCCTGAGCTAA
- a CDS encoding DMT family transporter produces MSRYRNLALFLTLSVIWGTAYLAIDAGLATLPPVLFAALRYDVAGAALFAFAVARSDRWRPRTFAEWRLVAVGGLLVIGLNFAFLFSGQRYVGGSIAAIVASTAPVLTPLFARFLLPGEQLDARGAVGVLLGLAGVVVVATGGSTLGGDLVGIVLLALAAVSFALGTVLTERYDAPLSLVPTQAWMMLVGAAFLHAVSGLLGETPPLALSWTPTAFAALAYLALVSSAVGYVLYFDLLDRLGAVEISLVKYVVPVVTALVGWAALGQSLSAGTVAGFALIVGGFALLKGGDAFDEMVRLQARVGRGYDAENVYVPDSSARRNTAFGDD; encoded by the coding sequence ATGAGCCGCTATCGAAATCTCGCGTTGTTCCTGACGCTCTCGGTCATCTGGGGTACCGCCTATCTCGCAATCGACGCCGGTCTGGCGACGCTGCCGCCGGTGCTGTTCGCCGCGCTCCGCTACGACGTCGCGGGCGCGGCGCTGTTCGCCTTCGCGGTCGCCCGCAGCGACCGCTGGCGGCCGCGCACGTTCGCCGAGTGGCGACTCGTCGCCGTCGGCGGCCTGTTAGTCATCGGGCTGAACTTCGCGTTTCTGTTCTCCGGCCAGCGCTACGTCGGCGGCTCCATCGCCGCCATCGTCGCCAGTACCGCGCCCGTGCTGACGCCACTCTTCGCCCGGTTTCTGCTGCCCGGCGAGCAACTCGACGCGCGAGGCGCTGTCGGCGTCCTGCTCGGACTGGCAGGCGTCGTCGTCGTCGCCACCGGCGGGAGCACGCTCGGCGGCGACCTCGTCGGCATCGTTCTCCTCGCGCTGGCGGCGGTGAGTTTCGCGCTCGGGACGGTCCTCACCGAGCGCTACGACGCACCGCTGTCGCTGGTGCCGACGCAGGCGTGGATGATGCTCGTCGGCGCGGCGTTCCTCCACGCGGTCAGCGGACTGCTCGGGGAAACCCCACCGCTGGCTCTGTCGTGGACGCCGACCGCCTTCGCCGCGCTCGCGTACCTCGCGCTCGTCTCCAGCGCCGTCGGCTACGTGCTGTACTTCGACCTGCTCGACCGCCTCGGGGCCGTCGAAATCAGCCTCGTGAAGTACGTCGTCCCCGTCGTCACCGCGCTCGTCGGCTGGGCGGCGCTCGGCCAGTCGCTCTCCGCGGGCACCGTCGCGGGCTTCGCGCTCATCGTCGGCGGGTTCGCGCTGCTGAAAGGCGGCGACGCGTTCGACGAAATGGTTCGCCTGCAGGCGCGCGTCGGTCGCGGTTACGACGCCGAGAACGTCTACGTCCCCGACAGCAGCGCCCGGCGTAACACGGCGTTCGGCGACGACTGA
- a CDS encoding cation:proton antiporter, with the protein MAELLTPLALIFIVAAIFLLVATRFGIPAVPVYIITGMALAPFVPEGTTLELAQWGIAFLVFAFGVEVDPKRFRAVARDSEHVAAGQVLLVGGLVYALGRLLGLDSLNAVYFASAAALSSSLVGRELALHDIRSNLVQGRLISSVHFVQDLFAVVLILVLSAEAFTPDGIALKLGYGVVILIVAALVRVYLFDLLVSLSGDSDELVILTGVALLLGFISLAEFTGVSIVVGAFAAGLAVTREFPGKLALEAGLESFDDFFAAVFFVTLGSLVAVPSPRVLALAGVLVLAIVVLKPLVTIYALLYQGYEPRTASLTSFGLDQVSEFALIIAIQALVLGRIQEALFEAIILVAAVTMVTSTVTRQYGDDLYRLLGRVVPLQSSHAKLEARSAVDPELRDHVVVVGYGRLGTLAARTCEAEGQPFVVVEHDPDRHRLATEHENHLFGDAVSESTWDRVNVDNAKLILSTVSDERISRQILDLETDADVVLRAGRVDESVELLERGADYVLVPDFLASERLLEKIRAILDEHATPDEVRSQNARRLDVETEFR; encoded by the coding sequence ATGGCTGAACTGCTGACGCCGCTCGCGCTGATCTTCATCGTCGCCGCGATATTCCTGCTCGTCGCGACGCGCTTCGGCATCCCGGCGGTCCCCGTCTACATCATCACGGGGATGGCGCTCGCGCCGTTCGTCCCCGAGGGAACGACGCTGGAACTGGCACAGTGGGGAATCGCCTTCCTCGTGTTCGCCTTCGGCGTCGAAGTCGATCCGAAGCGGTTCCGGGCGGTCGCCCGCGACAGCGAACACGTGGCTGCCGGGCAGGTGCTTCTGGTCGGGGGACTCGTGTACGCGCTCGGGCGACTGCTCGGACTCGACTCGCTCAACGCGGTGTACTTCGCGAGTGCGGCCGCGCTCAGTTCGTCGCTCGTCGGCCGCGAACTCGCGCTCCACGACATCCGCAGTAACCTGGTCCAGGGACGGCTCATCTCCTCGGTTCACTTCGTACAGGACCTGTTCGCCGTCGTGCTCATTCTCGTACTGAGCGCCGAAGCGTTCACCCCCGACGGAATCGCGCTCAAACTCGGCTACGGTGTCGTCATCCTCATCGTCGCCGCACTCGTCCGCGTTTACCTCTTCGACCTGCTCGTCTCGTTGTCGGGAGACTCCGACGAACTCGTCATCCTCACCGGCGTTGCCCTGCTCTTGGGGTTCATCAGTCTGGCCGAGTTCACCGGCGTCTCGATCGTCGTCGGTGCGTTCGCCGCGGGATTGGCGGTCACACGAGAGTTCCCGGGGAAGTTAGCGCTCGAAGCGGGACTCGAGTCGTTCGACGACTTCTTCGCGGCGGTGTTTTTCGTCACGCTCGGGAGTCTGGTCGCGGTTCCGTCGCCGCGGGTCCTCGCGCTCGCGGGCGTCCTCGTGCTCGCTATTGTCGTGCTCAAACCGCTCGTGACGATCTACGCGCTGCTGTATCAGGGGTACGAACCCCGCACCGCGTCGCTCACGAGTTTCGGACTCGACCAGGTGAGTGAGTTCGCGCTCATCATCGCCATCCAGGCGCTGGTACTCGGCCGTATCCAGGAGGCGCTGTTCGAGGCAATCATCCTCGTCGCGGCGGTGACGATGGTCACGTCGACGGTGACGCGGCAGTACGGCGACGACCTGTACCGACTGCTCGGTCGAGTCGTGCCGCTTCAGTCGTCGCACGCGAAGTTGGAGGCACGCAGCGCCGTCGACCCGGAGCTTCGAGACCACGTCGTCGTCGTCGGCTACGGGCGACTCGGGACGCTCGCCGCCCGGACGTGCGAAGCGGAGGGGCAGCCGTTCGTCGTCGTCGAACACGATCCCGACCGTCACCGACTCGCGACCGAACACGAGAATCACCTCTTCGGCGACGCCGTGAGTGAATCGACCTGGGATAGAGTCAACGTCGACAACGCGAAGCTGATACTCTCGACGGTTTCCGATGAACGTATCTCCCGACAGATTCTCGACCTCGAGACCGACGCCGACGTCGTCCTTCGGGCCGGCCGCGTCGACGAGTCCGTCGAGTTGCTCGAACGAGGTGCCGACTACGTACTCGTTCCCGACTTCCTCGCGTCCGAGCGGCTCCTGGAGAAGATCCGCGCGATACTCGACGAACACGCGACTCCCGACGAAGTCCGCTCGCAGAATGCGCGTCGCCTCGACGTCGAGACCGAGTTTCGATGA
- a CDS encoding tRNA pseudouridine(54/55) synthase Pus10: MGILDDARALTEGGPLCDACLGRVFADRSYGLTNAERGRSLRVAAALEDDEEPESVDPADCWVCEGLCGRFDEWAERAAATVEGGDGSEGETVEFETYQVGTRAPPLVEENEALLREMAGLPGDAGEPFKSEFNREVGKRFGRLTDTVVDFQRPDVQFVLDIDSDTVETEVNSAFVYGRYRKLVRDIPQTEWPCRECDGSGRQGRQTCDHCGGSGYLYEDSVEGLSAPLVLDVMDGVEALFHGAGREDVDALMLGTGRPFVVEIKEPRRRDVDVERLEGDINAFADGKVEVEGLRLAEHDMVERVKGLDASKTYHAEVEFDADVSEAALSEAVEELTGATIEQYTPQRVDHRRANLTRTRHVYDASAELVDDRHATVEIHGEGGLYIKELVSGDDGRTEPSLADLLGVSAVVTALDVLAVEGEDEPFEREEFFR, translated from the coding sequence ATGGGAATTCTCGACGACGCGCGCGCGCTGACCGAGGGCGGGCCGCTCTGCGACGCCTGTCTGGGCCGGGTGTTCGCCGACCGAAGCTACGGACTCACCAACGCCGAGCGCGGCCGGTCGCTCCGCGTCGCCGCGGCGTTGGAAGACGACGAAGAACCCGAGAGTGTCGACCCCGCCGACTGCTGGGTCTGCGAGGGGCTCTGCGGACGGTTCGACGAGTGGGCCGAGCGCGCCGCCGCGACGGTCGAGGGCGGCGACGGAAGCGAGGGCGAGACTGTCGAGTTCGAGACGTACCAGGTCGGCACCCGAGCGCCGCCGCTCGTCGAGGAGAACGAGGCGCTGCTCCGGGAGATGGCCGGCCTCCCCGGAGACGCCGGCGAGCCGTTCAAATCGGAGTTCAACCGCGAGGTCGGCAAGCGGTTCGGCCGCCTCACCGACACCGTCGTCGACTTCCAGCGCCCCGACGTGCAGTTCGTCCTCGACATCGACTCCGACACCGTCGAGACCGAGGTGAACTCGGCGTTCGTCTACGGTCGGTACCGAAAGCTCGTCCGCGACATCCCGCAGACCGAGTGGCCCTGCCGCGAGTGCGACGGCAGCGGTCGACAGGGTCGACAGACCTGCGACCACTGCGGCGGCAGCGGCTACCTCTACGAGGACAGCGTCGAAGGCTTGAGCGCGCCCCTCGTCCTCGACGTGATGGACGGCGTCGAGGCGCTGTTCCACGGCGCGGGCCGCGAGGACGTCGACGCGCTGATGCTCGGGACCGGTCGCCCGTTCGTCGTCGAAATCAAGGAACCCCGACGCCGCGACGTCGACGTCGAGCGCCTCGAAGGCGACATCAACGCGTTCGCCGACGGAAAGGTCGAGGTCGAGGGACTCCGCCTCGCCGAACACGACATGGTCGAACGGGTGAAGGGACTGGACGCGAGCAAGACGTACCACGCCGAAGTCGAGTTCGACGCCGACGTGAGCGAGGCGGCGCTCTCGGAGGCCGTCGAGGAACTCACCGGCGCGACTATCGAACAGTACACGCCGCAGCGGGTCGACCACCGACGCGCGAACCTCACGCGAACGCGGCACGTCTACGACGCGAGCGCCGAACTGGTCGACGACCGCCACGCGACGGTCGAGATACACGGCGAAGGCGGCCTCTACATCAAGGAACTCGTCTCCGGCGACGACGGCCGAACCGAACCCAGTCTGGCCGACCTGCTCGGCGTCTCCGCCGTCGTCACCGCCCTCGACGTGCTCGCCGTCGAAGGCGAAGACGAACCGTTCGAGCGCGAGGAGTTCTTCAGGTAG
- a CDS encoding universal stress protein — protein MRSTRSRERSILVPIANPETADQLVSTAADLATDQQLALELLTVVEVPDQLPLSEGERLVDDEREILTYASDLVDPELDVSSRIRFARSISSGILSAAEDRRVRTILVGWRGRPRRRDLVLGSHLDEVLRDASCDVLVQRMDRSEELERILLPVAGGPNTELAATVAGSLARVHDAAVHVVTVHAPGDATQQQRQREETLARVIADFVGVSTITQEILESGSTVDAIVEQSSNCDLVVLGAASDGLFRRSLVGSLPEQIGRESSSSVIMAKRHRTLPSRFARLVSRLG, from the coding sequence ATGAGGTCGACGCGTTCCAGAGAACGGTCGATTCTCGTTCCGATCGCGAACCCGGAGACGGCGGACCAGTTAGTCTCGACGGCCGCCGACCTCGCCACCGACCAGCAACTCGCACTCGAACTCCTGACGGTCGTCGAAGTGCCGGACCAGCTGCCGCTCTCAGAAGGTGAACGACTCGTCGACGACGAACGCGAGATTCTCACCTATGCCTCTGACCTGGTCGACCCCGAACTCGACGTCTCCAGTCGCATCCGGTTCGCCCGCTCGATATCGAGTGGTATCCTCAGCGCCGCCGAAGACCGACGAGTTCGGACGATTCTCGTGGGGTGGCGAGGCCGCCCCCGTCGCCGAGACCTCGTTCTGGGGTCGCACCTCGACGAAGTGCTTCGAGACGCGTCCTGCGACGTGCTCGTCCAACGGATGGACCGCAGCGAGGAACTCGAGAGAATCTTACTGCCCGTCGCCGGCGGACCGAACACCGAGTTGGCGGCGACTGTCGCCGGGTCCCTCGCACGGGTCCACGACGCGGCGGTTCACGTCGTGACCGTCCACGCACCGGGGGACGCGACGCAACAGCAACGACAACGCGAAGAGACACTCGCCCGCGTCATCGCGGATTTCGTCGGCGTGTCGACGATCACCCAGGAGATACTCGAGAGCGGATCGACCGTCGACGCCATCGTCGAGCAGTCCTCGAACTGTGACCTCGTCGTTCTCGGTGCGGCGTCCGACGGCCTGTTCCGACGGTCGTTGGTCGGGTCGCTCCCCGAGCAAATCGGTCGAGAATCGTCGAGTTCGGTGATTATGGCGAAGCGGCACCGGACGCTTCCGTCTCGATTCGCGCGACTGGTCTCGCGGCTCGGCTAG
- a CDS encoding DUF4112 domain-containing protein, with amino-acid sequence MNDAAEPTRPDAVESADAATGLESAGRVAEHAETLRRLRRLGRLLDNSIRIPGTNYRIGLDPIIGLIPVVGDVPITAVSAYIVAEAAYLGVPKVTVLRMLFNLAVDAVVGSVPVVGDLFDAVWKANARNVRLAEARRADPQAGEVDRRFFTVVVGGLFVLLLALGVVSTLAVLWLVGRLV; translated from the coding sequence GTGAACGACGCGGCGGAGCCAACACGACCCGACGCCGTCGAGAGTGCCGACGCTGCAACCGGCCTCGAATCAGCGGGCCGAGTCGCCGAGCACGCGGAGACGCTCCGTCGACTGCGACGCCTCGGCCGCCTCCTCGACAACTCGATTCGGATTCCGGGGACGAACTACCGCATCGGTCTCGACCCGATAATCGGCTTGATTCCCGTCGTCGGCGACGTTCCAATCACCGCGGTGTCGGCGTACATCGTCGCCGAGGCGGCCTACCTCGGGGTTCCGAAGGTGACGGTGCTTCGGATGCTGTTCAACCTCGCCGTCGACGCCGTCGTCGGGTCGGTCCCCGTCGTCGGCGACCTCTTCGACGCGGTGTGGAAGGCGAACGCCAGAAACGTCCGTCTCGCCGAGGCGCGCCGCGCCGACCCGCAAGCGGGCGAGGTGGACCGACGGTTCTTCACAGTCGTCGTGGGCGGGCTGTTCGTCCTGTTGCTCGCGCTCGGTGTCGTGTCGACGCTGGCGGTGCTGTGGCTCGTGGGGCGGTTGGTCTGA
- the rnhB gene encoding ribonuclease HII: protein MQLGADEAGKGPVLGPMVAAAVRAPSAALPDGLDDSKRLSPARRESLAARLREDSAVTVGVAVVTPARIDDPETDMNGLTVAAQAEALAAAAENGDVAVVDAGDVDEARFGRRVRTAVEAGGRTIDVQSEHRADEAHPVVSAASVVAKVERDARVAAIADEYGEVGSGYPSDPTTRTFLREYVREHGALPDCARASWQTCADVLAAAEQSALSEF, encoded by the coding sequence ATGCAACTCGGTGCCGACGAGGCGGGGAAGGGTCCGGTACTGGGACCGATGGTCGCGGCGGCGGTTCGCGCACCCTCGGCGGCGCTGCCGGACGGACTCGACGATTCGAAGCGGCTCTCGCCCGCGAGGCGGGAGTCGCTCGCGGCGCGACTCCGCGAGGATTCGGCGGTGACCGTCGGCGTCGCCGTCGTCACCCCCGCGCGCATCGACGACCCGGAGACGGACATGAACGGCTTGACCGTCGCCGCGCAGGCGGAGGCGCTCGCCGCCGCCGCCGAGAACGGCGACGTCGCCGTCGTCGACGCGGGCGACGTGGACGAAGCGCGGTTCGGTCGCCGGGTTCGAACGGCCGTCGAAGCCGGCGGTCGGACCATCGACGTGCAGTCCGAACACCGCGCCGACGAGGCTCACCCGGTCGTCAGCGCCGCGAGCGTCGTCGCCAAAGTCGAACGCGACGCCCGCGTGGCCGCCATCGCCGACGAGTACGGCGAAGTCGGCAGCGGCTATCCGAGCGACCCGACGACGCGAACGTTTCTGCGGGAGTACGTCCGCGAACACGGCGCGCTCCCCGACTGTGCGCGGGCGTCCTGGCAGACCTGCGCCGACGTGCTAGCGGCCGCCGAGCAGTCGGCGCTGTCTGAGTTCTGA
- a CDS encoding trans-sulfuration enzyme family protein, which yields MTRHDNQSDRNRFATIAVGAAKAETHPRGDGTNDVVPPLHLSTTFEWTSGEDANEHDYSRESNPTRAALEEQLARLEGGEHGLAFASGMAATSTTMLSLVPPGGHVVSSDSVYSGTEKLLTEHMAGHLGVDVDFVDVRDPDNVADAVDANTDLIWAETPSNPLIRLCDIRTIADIADDHDALFGVDSTFASPYYQAPLELGADVVVHSTTKYLNGHSDSIGGAVITDDGEVFERLAFAQRVGLGNMLSPFDCYLVARGIKTLPARMEHHEKNATAVARFLESHDRVARVRYPGLESHPQHGLASEQMSGYGGMLSFEFDGTLVELEAFVEGLELFTPGASLGGVESLIEVPSLMIPDEFSRSADSAEIPETLVRVSVGLEDADDLCEDLRTALP from the coding sequence ATGACACGACACGACAACCAGTCCGACAGGAACCGATTCGCGACCATCGCAGTCGGCGCAGCCAAAGCCGAGACGCATCCTCGCGGGGATGGAACGAACGACGTCGTCCCGCCGCTCCACCTCTCGACCACGTTCGAGTGGACCAGCGGGGAGGACGCCAACGAACACGACTATTCGCGCGAGAGCAATCCGACCCGGGCAGCGCTCGAAGAGCAGTTAGCCCGCCTCGAAGGCGGCGAACACGGATTGGCGTTCGCCTCCGGAATGGCCGCCACGTCGACGACGATGCTGTCGCTGGTCCCCCCGGGAGGCCACGTCGTCTCCTCGGACTCCGTCTATAGCGGAACCGAAAAGCTCCTCACGGAACACATGGCCGGACATCTCGGCGTCGACGTCGATTTCGTTGACGTCCGCGACCCCGACAACGTCGCCGATGCAGTCGACGCGAACACGGACCTCATCTGGGCAGAGACACCGTCGAACCCCTTGATTCGGCTGTGCGATATCCGAACGATAGCCGATATCGCCGACGACCACGATGCGCTGTTCGGCGTGGACAGCACCTTTGCGAGTCCGTACTACCAGGCTCCACTCGAACTGGGTGCCGACGTCGTCGTTCACAGCACTACCAAGTATCTCAACGGGCACTCCGACTCGATCGGCGGAGCCGTTATCACCGACGACGGGGAGGTTTTCGAGCGATTGGCGTTCGCACAGCGGGTCGGGCTCGGGAATATGCTTTCGCCGTTCGACTGCTACCTCGTTGCGAGAGGCATCAAGACGCTGCCCGCGCGGATGGAACACCACGAGAAAAACGCGACGGCGGTTGCCCGGTTCCTCGAAAGCCACGACCGGGTCGCTCGTGTCCGCTATCCGGGTCTCGAAAGCCACCCGCAACACGGTCTGGCGAGCGAGCAGATGTCGGGGTACGGCGGAATGCTCTCCTTCGAGTTCGACGGCACACTCGTCGAACTGGAGGCGTTCGTCGAGGGACTCGAACTGTTCACGCCGGGAGCGAGTCTCGGTGGTGTCGAGAGCCTCATCGAGGTACCGTCGCTGATGATTCCCGACGAGTTCAGTCGTAGTGCGGACTCAGCGGAGATTCCCGAGACGTTGGTCCGGGTATCCGTTGGTCTCGAAGACGCCGACGACCTCTGCGAGGATCTCCGGACGGCGCTCCCGTAA
- a CDS encoding antibiotic biosynthesis monooxygenase family protein translates to MYLVTFRLAPGEYDAEFHELNNVIQAAAEDTEGYLGKQTWHAPDDEEVLVVYYWESSDALESFGADADHKRAKQRWTEWYDAYEVTVTEVVETYGSGFGDDASPLV, encoded by the coding sequence ATGTATTTGGTAACGTTCCGCCTCGCTCCCGGCGAGTACGATGCGGAGTTTCACGAGTTGAACAACGTGATACAGGCGGCTGCCGAGGACACGGAGGGATATCTGGGCAAGCAGACGTGGCACGCGCCGGACGACGAGGAGGTTCTCGTCGTCTACTACTGGGAGTCGTCGGACGCGCTCGAGTCGTTTGGAGCGGATGCGGACCACAAACGCGCGAAGCAGCGGTGGACGGAGTGGTACGATGCGTACGAGGTCACCGTTACGGAAGTCGTTGAGACGTACGGAAGCGGGTTCGGTGACGATGCGAGCCCGCTCGTGTAG
- a CDS encoding preprotein translocase subunit SecD, producing the protein MGALRDNWRVILLVVLLAASMVALFGPAGGAAGGDGGNETVGNDTVAGASDGPTNLVYGLDLSGGTRIRAPLVGVTAEEVEFENDSTPQVSRNVADELDGVDVTDVTVRQPTQDRPATVEVTTRNVTTDDLAAALDAAGYEYGDVRDGVTEETREQTVDVISNKINQAGLSGGSARVVSTSTGDYFVLIEVPNEQRSDVLDLVSQQGQVQVEAYYPDEGNGSTEYRRELVLEQGDFQDIGNAEQGQGSTPPNVPVVIRESEAPEFQEKMVETGVAGNGGSACTYDENPNGTQPCLLTVVDGEVIYSAGMSPGLAQDMQSGQWENNPQFVLQTANYSEAQQLSINLRAGALPAPLDIGPGGEGTSSYISPTQGENFRINSLITGIIAVLAVSGVVFFRYGSARVAAPMVLTALSEVVILLGAAAWLGYPLDLAVIGGFIAVIGTGVDDLIIIADEVMAEGDVRSRKVFQSRFKKAFWVIGAAAATTIIAMSPLAVLSLGDLRGFAIFTILGVLVGVIVTRPAYGDILRSLLTDR; encoded by the coding sequence ATGGGCGCGCTCCGCGACAACTGGCGCGTCATCCTCCTCGTCGTCCTCCTCGCGGCGAGTATGGTCGCGCTGTTCGGCCCCGCCGGCGGGGCCGCCGGAGGCGACGGCGGCAACGAGACCGTCGGTAACGATACCGTCGCCGGAGCCAGCGACGGGCCGACGAACCTCGTCTACGGGCTGGACCTCTCCGGCGGGACGCGCATCCGCGCGCCGCTCGTCGGCGTCACCGCCGAGGAGGTCGAGTTCGAGAACGACTCCACGCCGCAGGTGAGCCGAAACGTCGCCGACGAACTCGACGGCGTCGACGTCACCGACGTGACGGTTCGTCAGCCGACGCAGGACCGTCCGGCGACCGTCGAGGTCACGACCCGAAACGTCACGACCGACGACCTCGCCGCGGCGCTCGACGCTGCGGGCTACGAGTACGGCGACGTCCGCGACGGCGTCACCGAGGAGACGCGCGAGCAGACCGTCGACGTCATCAGCAACAAGATCAACCAGGCGGGGCTCTCCGGGGGCTCCGCGCGGGTCGTCTCTACGTCGACCGGCGACTACTTCGTCCTCATCGAAGTGCCGAACGAGCAGCGCTCCGACGTGCTCGACCTCGTCAGCCAGCAGGGGCAGGTACAGGTCGAGGCTTACTACCCCGACGAAGGGAACGGCTCGACCGAGTACCGCCGCGAACTGGTGCTCGAACAGGGCGACTTCCAGGACATCGGCAACGCCGAGCAGGGTCAGGGCAGCACGCCGCCGAACGTGCCCGTCGTGATCCGCGAGTCCGAAGCGCCCGAGTTCCAAGAGAAGATGGTCGAGACGGGCGTCGCCGGCAACGGCGGCTCCGCCTGCACGTACGACGAGAACCCCAACGGCACCCAGCCGTGTCTGTTGACCGTCGTGGACGGCGAGGTAATCTACTCCGCCGGAATGAGTCCGGGTCTCGCACAGGACATGCAGAGCGGTCAGTGGGAGAACAACCCGCAGTTCGTCCTCCAGACGGCGAACTACTCGGAGGCGCAGCAGCTCTCTATCAACCTCCGCGCCGGCGCGCTCCCCGCGCCGCTGGACATCGGTCCGGGCGGCGAGGGGACCTCGTCGTACATCTCGCCGACGCAGGGTGAGAACTTCCGCATCAACTCGCTCATCACGGGCATCATCGCCGTCCTCGCCGTCAGCGGCGTGGTCTTCTTCCGTTACGGCTCCGCGCGCGTCGCCGCGCCGATGGTGTTGACCGCGCTCTCGGAGGTCGTCATCCTGCTCGGCGCGGCCGCGTGGCTCGGCTACCCACTGGACCTGGCGGTCATCGGCGGATTCATCGCCGTCATCGGGACGGGGGTGGACGACCTCATCATCATCGCCGACGAGGTGATGGCTGAAGGTGACGTCCGCTCTCGAAAGGTGTTCCAGTCGCGGTTCAAGAAGGCGTTCTGGGTCATCGGCGCGGCCGCCGCGACGACCATCATCGCCATGAGTCCGCTCGCCGTGCTGTCGCTCGGCGACCTCCGCGGCTTCGCCATCTTCACCATCCTCGGTGTGCTCGTCGGTGTCATCGTCACCCGTCCGGCCTACGGTGACATCCTGCGGTCGCTTCTGACCGACCGCTGA